Proteins found in one Tamandua tetradactyla isolate mTamTet1 chromosome 3, mTamTet1.pri, whole genome shotgun sequence genomic segment:
- the LOC143677096 gene encoding arylamine N-acetyltransferase 1-like, with product MDIEAYFERIDYKNPRKKLDLETLTDILQYQIRAVPFENLNIHCGGAMELGIEAVFDQIVRKNRGGWCLQVNHLLYWALTTMGFQTTILGGYVYSTVANKYSKHMIHLLLQVTTGGRNYIVDAGFGRSYQMWQPLELISGKDQPQVPCIFRLTQEGEMWYLDQIRREQYIPNQEFLNSELLEKNRYRKIYSFTLEPRTIEDFKSENTYLQTSPASVFTSRSFCSLQTPEGVHCLVGFTLTYRRFNYKENMDLVEFKTLNEEEIEVVLRSIFNIYLEGKLVPKPGDRLFTI from the coding sequence ATGGATATTGAagcatattttgaaagaattgaTTATAAAAACCCTAGGAAGAAATTGGATTTGGAAACATTAACTGACATCCTTCAGTACCAGATCCGAGCTGTTCCCTTTGAGAACCTTAACATCCATTGTGGAGGAGCCATGGAACTGGGCATAGAGGCCGTTTTTGATCAAATTGTGAGAAAGAACCGAGGGGGTTGGTGTCTCCAGGTCAATCACCTTCTGTACTGGGCTCTGACCACGATGGGATTTCAGACCACAATTTTGGGAGGCTATGTTTATAGCACTGTGGCCAATAAATACAGCAAGCATATGATTCACCTCCTGCTGCAGGTGACCACTGGTGGCAGAAACTACATTGTAGATGCTGGGTTTGGACGATCCTACCAGATGTGGCAGCCTCTGGAACTTATTTCTGGAAAAGATCAGCCCCAGGTCCCTTGCATCTTCCGCTTGACACAGGAGGGAGAAATGTGGTACCTGGATCAAATCAGAAGAGAGCAGTACATCCCAAATCAAGAGTTTCTTAATTCTGAGCTCctggaaaaaaatagataccGGAAAATCTACTCTTTTACTCTTGAGCCTCGAACAATTGAGGATTTTAAGTCTGAGAATACATACCTTCAGACATCTCCGGCATCTGTGTTTACAAGCAGATCCTTTTGTTCCTTGCAGACACCAGAAGGAGTTCACTGCTTAGTGGGCTTCACCCTCACCTACAGAAGATTTAATTATAAGGAAAATATGGATCTGGTAGAATTTAAGACCCTGAATGAGGAGGAAATAGAAGTAGTCCTGAGAAGTATCTTTAATATTTACTTAGAAGGAAAGCTTGTCCCCAAACCTGGTGACCGACTCTTTACCATTTAg